The following proteins are encoded in a genomic region of Hyla sarda isolate aHylSar1 chromosome 3, aHylSar1.hap1, whole genome shotgun sequence:
- the FAM43A gene encoding protein FAM43A: MLPWKKNKFDLIEEDSKQTKQKGYAVSLNYSALTSFAKSCPEGALTRVGSMFKSKRKKIRITGEDPTYTVLYLGNATTLQSKGEGCTDLAVCKIWSKSEMGKHGTKMKLTVSSQGIRMVHVEDKAKRPGHLYLLHRVTYCVADPRLPKIFAWIYRHEMKHKAVMLRCHAVLVSKPEKAKAMALLLYQTSANALAEFKRLKRREDARHQQQQLIGEQSIPLVPLRKLLNGQCCYKPPVERSRSAPKLGSITEDQQGEEEEERAMSFECEDVLDTGGGGDEGGGGGPDGKRELSQLISDLGEMSLGNDLQTLRADLRVTRLLSGESTGSESSIESNHDNGPVSNGFEECREPETV; encoded by the coding sequence ATGCTGCCCTGGAAAAAGAATAAGTTCGATCTGATCGAGGAAGACAGCAAGCAGACCAAGCAGAAAGGCTATGCGGTGAGCCTCAACTACAGCGCCCTCACCTCCTTCGCCAAGTCCTGCCCGGAGGGGGCACTCACCAGAGTGGGCAGCATGTTCAAATCCAAGAGGAAGAAAATCAGGATCACCGGGGAGGACCCGACGTACACCGTACTGTACCTGGGCAATGCCACCACCCTGCAGTCCAAGGGGGAAGGCTGCACCGACCTGGCTGTGTGCAAGATCTGGAGCAAGAGCGAGATGGGCAAGCATGGCACCAAGATGAAGCTGACTGTTAGCTCTCAGGGCATCCGCATGGTGCATGTGGAGGACAAAGCCAAGCGGCCCGGGCACCTGTACCTGCTGCACAGGGTCACCTACTGCGTGGCCGACCCCCGGCTGCCCAAGATCTTCGCCTGGATCTACCGACACGAGATGAAGCACAAGGCGGTGATGCTGCGATGCCATGCCGTGCTGGTGTCCAAGCCGGAGAAAGCCAAAGCCATGGCACTGCTGCTGTACCAGACCTCTGCCAACGCCCTGGCCGAGTTCAAGAGACTGAAGAGAAGGGAGGACGCCCGGCACCAGCAGCAGCAGCTCATCGGGGAGCAGAGCATCCCCCTGGTCCCTCTGAGGAAGCTCCTGAACGGACAGTGCTGCTACAAGCCCCCGGTGGAGCGCAGCCGCAGCGCCCCCAAGCTGGGCTCCATcaccgaggaccagcagggcgaggaggaagaggagagagCCATGAGCTTCGAGTGTGAGGACGTGCTGGATACCGGGGGTGGCGGGGACGAGGGAGGGGGCGGCGGGCCGGACGGGAAGCGGGAGCTGTCTCAGCTCATCAGTGACCTGGGGGAGATGAGCCTGGGGAACGACCTGCAGACCCTCCGGGCGGACCTCCGGGTCACCAGGCTGCTGTCCGGGGAGAGCACGGGCAGCGAGTCCTCCATAGAGAGCAACCACGACAATGGACCCGTCAGTAATGGCTTTGAGGAGTGTCGGGAGCCGGAGACAGTgtga